One genomic region from Deinococcus sp. YIM 134068 encodes:
- a CDS encoding segregation and condensation protein A, giving the protein MTVLAAPPTPVPAGFVARLPGFEGSLTDLAAALRAGRVTPGEVALLTLTREVLAWIGPAFAEAHPEILPTLANVIALKARLLLPQPEEAFESDEADDPLDDVIEGVEALAELGALVNFLAARRREREGLIPARAVPLDLPRRERKRNTQGSLAKLVRAAQNAVREVEVPLLARERLTLADALGALRAFGSRLRTFSFRGVPAQDWGERTTYFAALLEGVKEGSFSVTQAESYGEIEVTSQVAEG; this is encoded by the coding sequence TTGACCGTTCTTGCCGCCCCTCCCACCCCCGTTCCAGCAGGCTTCGTCGCCCGGCTGCCGGGCTTCGAGGGGTCCTTGACCGACCTCGCGGCGGCGCTCCGGGCGGGGCGGGTGACGCCGGGGGAGGTGGCCTTGCTCACCCTCACGCGGGAGGTGCTGGCGTGGATCGGCCCGGCTTTCGCGGAGGCGCACCCGGAGATTCTGCCCACGCTGGCGAACGTGATCGCGCTCAAGGCCCGTCTCCTCCTGCCGCAGCCAGAAGAGGCGTTTGAGTCTGACGAGGCGGACGATCCGCTGGACGACGTGATCGAGGGCGTGGAGGCGCTGGCGGAGCTGGGGGCGCTGGTGAACTTCCTCGCCGCCCGGCGACGGGAGCGGGAGGGGCTGATTCCCGCGCGGGCCGTGCCGTTGGACCTGCCCCGCCGGGAACGCAAGCGCAATACGCAGGGCAGCCTCGCCAAACTCGTGCGGGCCGCGCAGAATGCCGTGCGGGAGGTCGAGGTGCCGCTCCTCGCCCGCGAGCGGCTGACGCTGGCGGACGCGCTGGGTGCTCTGCGCGCCTTCGGGAGTCGGCTGCGGACCTTCTCCTTCCGGGGCGTTCCGGCGCAGGACTGGGGCGAGCGCACAACGTATTTCGCCGCGCTGCTGGAGGGCGTGAAGGAGGGCAGCTTCAGTGTGACGCAGGCGGAGAGCTACGGGGAGATCGAGGTCACGTCGCAGGTGGCGGAGGGCTGA
- the trpS gene encoding tryptophan--tRNA ligase, translated as MPRVFSGIQPTGDPHIGNYFGAMKNYVRLGEEYGKNSIYCVVDLHAPTNPGAYDPKLLAGRTFEMAVANMAAGLDPSKVIFFAQSHVPEHTELGWLFTLITPVGELERMTQYKDKAGQLESVPAGLLMYPVLQAADILLYKADTVPVGEDQVQHIELTREIARKFNHAFGETFPEPKAVLAKDALRIPGVDGQGKMSKSKGETSTLGILEPLDSIWQKLRVAPTDPARVRRTDPGDPDKCLVGDYHKLFSDLPTIETVYQGCRTAGIGCVDCKKMLMTGITRELTPIQERAEGLRADPDRVRDALATGAREARAIAVPVMEEARERVGFLRL; from the coding sequence ATGCCGCGCGTCTTCTCAGGAATCCAGCCCACGGGCGATCCCCACATCGGGAACTACTTCGGGGCCATGAAGAACTACGTGCGCCTGGGCGAGGAGTACGGCAAGAACTCGATCTACTGCGTCGTGGACCTGCACGCGCCGACCAATCCGGGGGCCTACGACCCGAAGCTCCTTGCCGGGCGCACCTTCGAGATGGCCGTGGCGAACATGGCCGCCGGGCTGGACCCCTCCAAAGTGATCTTCTTCGCGCAGTCACACGTGCCCGAGCACACCGAACTCGGCTGGCTCTTTACGCTCATCACCCCGGTCGGCGAGCTGGAGCGCATGACCCAGTACAAGGACAAGGCGGGGCAACTGGAGAGCGTTCCGGCGGGCCTGCTGATGTATCCGGTCCTTCAGGCCGCCGACATCCTGCTGTACAAGGCGGACACCGTGCCCGTGGGCGAGGATCAGGTCCAGCACATCGAGCTGACGCGCGAGATCGCCCGCAAGTTCAACCACGCGTTCGGCGAGACCTTCCCCGAGCCGAAGGCGGTGCTGGCGAAGGACGCCCTGCGGATTCCCGGCGTGGACGGCCAGGGCAAGATGAGCAAGAGCAAGGGCGAGACGAGTACGCTGGGGATTCTGGAGCCGCTCGACTCCATCTGGCAGAAGCTCCGGGTCGCGCCCACGGACCCCGCCCGCGTTCGGCGCACCGACCCCGGCGACCCCGACAAGTGCCTCGTCGGCGACTACCACAAGCTCTTTTCCGACCTGCCGACCATCGAGACGGTGTACCAGGGCTGCCGCACCGCCGGGATCGGCTGCGTGGACTGCAAGAAGATGCTGATGACGGGCATCACGCGCGAGCTGACGCCCATTCAGGAGCGGGCCGAGGGGCTGCGCGCCGACCCCGACCGGGTGCGCGACGCGCTGGCGACCGGGGCGCGCGAGGCCCGAGCAATCGCCGTGCCCGTGATGGAGGAGGCGCGGGAGCGGGTGGGGTTCCTCAGACTTTGA
- a CDS encoding peptidylprolyl isomerase, producing the protein MKNKKVVNVLLGVLALMLVVGMAYQFTPNVGSLFGGNRQTGTPALTVNGQTITVEELEAIRQSNPVLASAETGVLADDFKTFIVSQAVRQQLYKQAAADIDVSRADVNKQVDQVREANNLTDNGAWTDALQGVGLTDAAYRAQVRDQLAVQRKVEELQKTAAPATDAEARLYYDLNPQAFRTEARVVGRQIVVADEAKAKALLAQARGGADFAQLASANSTEFKDRGGALGPVENGSPRPVAQVALPAEVGAAAFALTSGGITDVVQSGGKFYIVKVERFLAPATKPFEDAKADAVTAVNEQKKNAVVERWASDLERDVKIEAVDPNWKTENPAVAQVAGQNIPYADVVAQVVNNQQFAGLLGQVPADQAGQLVNGILKPQVVEGLIQGFGAQKIAQDRKLALAGTRQEVAAALAAYGARDVRVTDTDLQAYYTENRAQFETPGSATLTEVSFADRAKAQAFAQGWSGQGSLVTAAARGGGTVSERGQVTAGAETLGEELSAAIFTAQNLRAVGDTSLTGVVQVGERFVVAAVSDLQRATVKPLAEVRDQIREQVLAQKRQEAGQAYLAAQIATLKPVNNLQKVLAAQEKRVAAQTPKTPATQTPATPAAGSEGTGTTPAQGSGTGTRSAGGTPATETPATGSGTSESGSTNSSNSGTTER; encoded by the coding sequence GTGAAGAACAAAAAGGTCGTGAACGTCCTGCTGGGCGTTCTCGCACTCATGCTGGTGGTCGGCATGGCCTACCAGTTCACGCCCAACGTCGGCTCGCTCTTCGGCGGCAACCGCCAGACGGGCACCCCCGCCCTCACGGTGAACGGCCAGACCATCACCGTGGAGGAGCTGGAGGCCATCCGGCAGAGCAACCCGGTCCTCGCCAGCGCGGAGACGGGCGTGCTGGCCGACGACTTCAAGACCTTCATCGTGTCGCAGGCCGTCCGGCAGCAGCTCTACAAGCAGGCGGCGGCGGACATCGACGTGAGCCGCGCGGACGTGAACAAGCAGGTCGATCAGGTGCGCGAGGCGAACAACCTCACCGACAATGGGGCCTGGACGGACGCGCTTCAGGGCGTGGGTCTCACCGACGCCGCCTACCGGGCACAGGTGCGCGACCAGCTCGCCGTGCAGCGCAAGGTCGAGGAGCTTCAGAAGACCGCCGCCCCCGCCACCGACGCGGAAGCGCGGCTGTACTACGACCTCAACCCGCAGGCCTTCCGCACCGAGGCGCGCGTCGTGGGCCGTCAGATCGTGGTGGCCGACGAGGCGAAGGCGAAGGCTCTGCTCGCCCAGGCGCGCGGTGGGGCGGACTTCGCCCAGCTCGCCAGCGCGAACAGCACCGAGTTCAAGGATCGGGGCGGCGCGCTCGGCCCGGTCGAGAACGGCAGCCCCCGCCCGGTCGCGCAGGTGGCCCTGCCCGCCGAGGTGGGCGCGGCGGCCTTCGCCCTGACGAGCGGCGGCATCACCGACGTGGTGCAGAGCGGCGGCAAGTTCTACATCGTGAAGGTGGAGCGCTTCCTCGCGCCCGCCACCAAGCCGTTCGAGGACGCGAAGGCCGACGCCGTGACCGCCGTGAACGAGCAGAAGAAGAACGCGGTCGTGGAGCGGTGGGCCAGCGACCTTGAGCGCGACGTGAAGATCGAGGCCGTGGACCCCAACTGGAAGACCGAGAATCCGGCGGTGGCGCAGGTGGCCGGGCAGAACATCCCCTACGCGGACGTGGTGGCGCAGGTCGTGAACAACCAGCAGTTCGCCGGGCTGCTGGGGCAGGTCCCGGCGGACCAGGCCGGGCAGCTCGTGAACGGCATCCTCAAGCCGCAGGTCGTCGAGGGGCTGATTCAGGGCTTCGGCGCGCAGAAGATCGCCCAGGACCGCAAGCTCGCGCTGGCGGGCACCCGGCAGGAGGTGGCGGCGGCGCTCGCGGCCTACGGTGCCCGCGACGTGCGGGTGACGGACACCGACCTCCAGGCGTACTACACCGAGAACCGCGCCCAGTTCGAGACGCCCGGCAGCGCCACCCTCACCGAGGTGAGCTTCGCCGACCGCGCCAAAGCCCAGGCGTTCGCCCAGGGCTGGAGCGGCCAGGGCAGCCTCGTCACCGCCGCCGCCCGTGGTGGGGGCACGGTCAGCGAGCGCGGCCAGGTCACGGCGGGCGCGGAGACGCTCGGCGAGGAGCTGAGCGCCGCCATCTTCACCGCCCAGAACCTGCGGGCCGTCGGCGACACCAGCCTCACGGGCGTGGTGCAGGTCGGCGAGCGGTTTGTGGTCGCCGCCGTGAGCGACCTCCAGCGCGCGACCGTCAAGCCCCTCGCGGAGGTGCGCGACCAGATTCGTGAGCAGGTCCTCGCCCAGAAGCGTCAGGAGGCCGGGCAGGCATACCTCGCCGCGCAGATCGCCACGCTCAAGCCCGTGAACAACCTTCAGAAGGTGCTCGCCGCGCAGGAGAAGCGGGTCGCGGCGCAGACGCCCAAGACTCCAGCGACGCAGACTCCGGCCACTCCGGCGGCGGGCAGCGAGGGGACGGGCACTACCCCCGCCCAGGGCAGCGGCACCGGGACTAGAAGCGCGGGTGGGACCCCGGCGACCGAAACTCCCGCGACGGGGAGCGGCACGTCGGAGTCGGGCAGCACGAACAGCAGCAACAGCGGTACGACCGAACGGTAA
- a CDS encoding SIS domain-containing protein yields MDTLTLLERLPGSYGGPIQPEPGPHALIGVGEGTLAAHLAATLVPGTLARGGTQFVLSSADAGDTARDYAALAEVAGAAVRRVSTGGAPGDVDVLVPGGLSTTYHAAQFVAHASGHADQAADAERLLAELRDRCAPAVTEGNPARDLAWSLWGRTPLLLAAPDADALPHAWQTLLARVGKTLAVPVLGDSLPLVTGAFEARHEGGDAKVAVLLGDPDPAMGIAREVLESRVDEVRHVPYPPGVNPEHPGGYAAQLALWYFGAWVAAYLAERYGTTAADSPVLARAQTALAGESDPEALGLSAPREGDDLRRTDFVRNGRDDSEDEADDGVEEDYDEDMDEDEENGGR; encoded by the coding sequence ATGGACACCCTCACCCTTCTGGAACGTTTGCCCGGCAGCTACGGCGGCCCGATCCAACCCGAACCCGGCCCGCACGCGCTGATCGGGGTCGGGGAGGGCACGCTCGCCGCGCATCTGGCGGCCACGCTCGTGCCGGGGACGCTCGCGCGGGGCGGCACCCAGTTCGTCCTCTCAAGCGCGGACGCGGGGGACACGGCGCGCGACTACGCCGCCCTCGCCGAGGTCGCGGGCGCGGCGGTGCGGCGGGTGAGTACGGGCGGGGCACCGGGGGACGTGGACGTGCTCGTGCCCGGCGGCCTGAGCACGACCTACCACGCGGCCCAGTTCGTCGCCCACGCGAGCGGGCATGCGGACCAGGCGGCGGATGCCGAACGCCTCCTTGCGGAGCTGCGGGACCGCTGCGCCCCAGCCGTCACGGAGGGCAACCCCGCCCGCGACCTCGCCTGGAGCCTGTGGGGCCGCACGCCCCTGCTGCTCGCCGCGCCCGACGCCGACGCCCTGCCGCACGCCTGGCAGACCCTCCTCGCACGGGTGGGCAAGACGCTCGCCGTGCCCGTCCTCGGCGATTCCCTGCCCCTCGTCACGGGGGCCTTCGAAGCCCGCCACGAGGGGGGGGACGCGAAGGTGGCCGTCCTCCTGGGCGACCCCGACCCCGCGATGGGCATCGCCCGCGAGGTGCTGGAGAGCCGGGTGGACGAGGTGCGGCACGTTCCCTACCCGCCCGGCGTGAATCCCGAACATCCCGGCGGGTACGCGGCGCAACTCGCCCTGTGGTACTTCGGCGCGTGGGTGGCCGCCTACCTCGCCGAACGCTACGGCACCACGGCGGCGGACTCCCCCGTCCTCGCCCGCGCCCAGACGGCCCTTGCCGGAGAGAGCGACCCGGAGGCCCTGGGGCTTTCCGCTCCCCGCGAGGGCGACGACCTGCGCCGCACTGATTTTGTCCGGAACGGGCGGGACGACTCGGAGGACGAGGCAGACGACGGGGTAGAGGAGGACTACGACGAGGATATGGACGAGGACGAGGAGAACGGCGGGCGCTGA
- a CDS encoding GGDEF domain-containing protein, whose amino-acid sequence MPNDLFVNFCVLCTTTLLVGWTLRSLRHAWLWSQIALRVLLTVASSFVLIANAVPLTGGATLDLRAVPVALATVGGGLPAGVTVALPLIAYEAWRGGGHAGVHALTLALVVGLCALTTRGVRRETNNSGVVWWAPFAIFGGSNLPLAVGAFLGTGDAVLSGGVTLLMTAAQALGMLAAQAITLTQLRALERADLLRDLAYTDKLTGVGNRRALDEALAAPGDATHLLLLDLDHFKAVNDTRGHDAGDRVLEATAAMLGQVLGRHGRVYRLGGEEFVALLRGVTAGQAEVLAGSVLRHITREVGARAGHPDLEVTASLGVAAITPAATALERADALLYAAKRAGRNRTEIEALAVA is encoded by the coding sequence GACCCTGCTCGTGGGCTGGACACTGCGGTCGTTGCGGCATGCGTGGCTGTGGAGCCAGATCGCCCTGCGGGTGCTGCTCACGGTGGCGAGCAGCTTCGTCCTGATCGCCAACGCGGTGCCGCTGACGGGCGGGGCGACGCTGGACCTGCGGGCCGTACCCGTGGCCCTCGCTACCGTGGGCGGCGGCCTGCCCGCCGGGGTGACGGTCGCGCTGCCGCTGATCGCGTACGAGGCGTGGCGGGGGGGCGGACACGCTGGGGTCCATGCGCTCACCCTCGCGCTGGTGGTGGGCCTGTGCGCGCTGACGACGCGCGGGGTGCGCCGGGAGACCAACAACTCTGGCGTGGTGTGGTGGGCACCCTTCGCCATCTTCGGGGGCAGCAACCTCCCGCTGGCGGTGGGCGCGTTCCTGGGGACGGGTGACGCCGTGCTGTCGGGGGGCGTGACCCTGCTGATGACGGCGGCGCAGGCCCTCGGGATGCTCGCCGCGCAGGCCATCACCCTGACGCAGTTGCGGGCGCTGGAGCGGGCAGACCTGCTGCGTGACCTCGCCTACACCGACAAGCTCACCGGGGTAGGCAACCGCCGCGCCCTCGACGAGGCCCTCGCCGCCCCCGGCGACGCCACCCACCTGCTGCTGCTCGACCTCGACCACTTCAAGGCGGTCAACGACACGCGCGGCCACGACGCGGGCGACCGGGTGCTGGAGGCCACCGCCGCCATGCTGGGTCAGGTCCTGGGTCGGCACGGGCGCGTCTACCGCCTCGGCGGCGAGGAGTTCGTGGCGCTCCTGCGCGGGGTGACGGCGGGGCAGGCCGAGGTCCTGGCCGGGAGCGTGCTCCGCCACATCACGCGGGAGGTGGGTGCCCGTGCGGGCCACCCCGACCTGGAGGTGACGGCCTCGCTGGGCGTGGCGGCGATCACCCCGGCGGCCACCGCCCTGGAGCGCGCCGACGCCCTGCTCTACGCCGCCAAACGGGCGGGCCGCAACCGCACGGAGATCGAGGCGCTCGCCGTGGCGTGA